In Streptomyces paludis, the genomic stretch CCTTCACCTCGCCGCGGGTTTCCCGGAGCGCCGACTCGATCTCCTCGTCGGACGCACCGGTGGCGAACGACACGATCCGGCGGGCCCGGGCGCGCAGCTTGTCGTTGGAGGCGCGGACGTCGACCATCAGGTTTCCGTACGTCTTGCCGCGCCGGATCATGGTGATCGTCGAGACCATGTTGAGCACGAGTTTCTGCGCCGTGCCCGCCTTGAGCCGGGTGGAGCCGCTGATCAGCTCGGGGCCGACCACGACCTCGATGCCGTGCTCGGCCGCCGCCGCCAGCGCGCTCCCCGCGTTGCACGACAGCCCGACCGTGAGCGCCCCCAGCCCGCGCGCGTGCTCCACGGCGCCGATCGCGTACGGCGTACGGCCCGAGGCGGAGACGCCGATCACCGTGTCCGCGGCGGTGACGCCGACCGCCGCCAGGTCGGCGACCGCCAGCTCCCTGGAGTCCTCGGCGCCCTCCACCGACGTCACCATGGCACCCGGGCCACCCGCGATCAGGCCGATCACCTCACCCGGGCCGGTGTTGAACGTCGGCGGGCACTCGCTGGCGTCCAGCACCCCGAGCCGTCCCGCCGTACCGGCGCCCGCGTAGATCAGCCGGCCGCCGCGCGCCGCACGCGCGGCGATGGCGTCGATCGCGGCGGCGATCCCGGGCAGCTGCGCGGCGACTGCTGCGGCGACGGTGGCGTCCTCGCCATTCATGATCCGGGCGATCTCCAGCGTGGTCAGCTGATCGATCCCGGCCAGGTCCGGGCGGAACGCCTCGGTGGTGAGCGAGTCGAGCTGCGCGCGGAGTTCGCCGTACGACGAGGTCCGGGCGGTCGGGGAGGACGGAGTGGTCATGAAGGCGCGGCTCTCTCTGCGGGCTGCGGACGGACGACGGGTCGGGGGATCGAGGGCTGCGGTTGGGGTATGCGGGTGCGGGTGCCGTCTGCGGGGGCGGCTGGAGTGCCGTCCGGTCAGCGCGCGCCGCTGCCGGCGCCGCGTGCGCTGTGGCGGTGCGCCAGGGCCTCGTACGAAGCGGAGAGGGCCGGGGCGGCCGTCTCGTACGTACGCTGCGCCACGCCTATGAACAGGCAGTCGACGACCAGGAGTTGACTCGTCCGGCTGGACATGGCCGCCGGGCGCAGATCGCTCTCTCGCGCGGTGGACGTCGTCAGCACATGGTCGGCGTACTGCGACACCGGGCCGTCCGGCCGGCCCGTTATGGCGACGGTCGTCGCTCCGCCGTCGAACGCCACCCGGAGCGGCTCGATGACATCGCCGGTCGAGCCGGAGTGTGTGATCGCGATGGCCACATCGCCCGCGCGGAGCTGGACGGCGTTGGTGACGGCCAGGTGCGGGTCGCTGAAGGCGTGCGCTATCAGCCCGATGCGCAGCAGTTTCTGGGCGAGGTCCATGCCGACGAGCCCGGACGCCCCGACGCCGTAGATGTCGATCCGCCGGGCCGCCGAGGCCGCGGTGACGACCGCGCCCAGCTGGACCGTGTCGAGCCCCGCGGCGGTGTCGGCCAGCGTCTGCTGCTCGTCGTAGGCGAGCTTGGCGACGACATCGGCTATCGGGTCGTCCACGGCGATGTCCGCCGTGACGGCCGGGGAGCGTCCCGACTGCTGCTGGGCCGCCAGTCCGGCGAGCGCGAGGCGCAGATCGCGGTAGCCCGGGTAGCCGAGGAGCCGGGCGGTGCGGACCACGGTCGCCTCGCTCGTGCCGGTCAGCGACGCCAGCCCGGTGACGGTGAGCGCGGAACATCCCGCCGGGTCCCCGGCGACGGCCTCGGCGACGAGCTGCATGGAACGGGTCATCGTCGGCCCGAGGGTCCGCACCTTGGCGGCCAGGGCGGCGGGCGCGGGCGGCGCGGGCGGCGCGGGCGGTGCGAGTGGCGTCGGCGGCGAGCCCGCGGAGGGTGCCTCGGGCGGCGCGGGGCCGGTGGACGCGGCGGGTGCCGCACCGCCGCTGGAACTTTCCTTCACGATCTGCGTCATACCTGAAAGATATTTTCGAAATTCCCCGCCGGTCAACCCTCAGATCTCCCTGTCATGGATATCCCTGACAATGGCTGAATGGATGACTCCCCCACCCATGGCCCCTCACTGGAACCGGCCCTGCACGCCGCCCGCGCCCTGGTGCTGGCTGATCTGGCCGCGGGCGATGTCGCGCGCGCCGACGTCGTCTCGCTCGTAGAGGACTCGGTGTCGCATCGCCGCTGGTGGGTCGAGCAGTGGCCCGAGGGCGTCGCGTACGTGACCGGGCTCATCGCCCAGGACGTACAGGACGCCCTGCTGGAGCGGTACGGACGCTGGCCGCTCTGCCCGCTCTGCGACGGGGTGCCTGACGTCAGAAGCGCAAGGGACGTGACGGACGATGCGGATGATGCGGACGGCGAAGAAGGCGGTCCGCACGCGCTGGAAGTGGAGCCCGAACTAGGGGAAGACCCGCACTGGATCTGCGGGAAGAAGGGCGTTGTCGTCGCCCCGGTCGGCTCCCTCGCCCCGCAGAAGCCCGCGGGCGGACCCGGCGGTACGGGGCTGCTGTGACCCTCTACATCGACCCGCCGACCTGGCCCGGCCACGGCCGCCTCTGGTCCCACCTGGTCAGCGACGTGTCGTTCGACGAACTGCACACCTTCGCCGCCGCCATCGACTGCCCGGCCCGCGCGTTCGAACGGGACCACTACGACGTACCGTCCGACCACTACGGGATCGCGGTCCGGGCCGGCGCGGTCGAGATCGGCTCCAAGGAACTGGTCCGCCGCCTCACCGCGGCCGGGCTGCGCCGGCCCAAGGGCCGCCCGGCCGCGTAACAACACGCGCTCGGCCCGGCCACGTAACAACCGGCGCTCCGCCCGGCCGCGTAACGCCGTCGCTCAGGAGGCGCACTCCGCCTTGGCCGGCCCGGTCACCTCGGCCGCCGCCGTCGCGGGGCGCGCGGACGAGCCCGCGATCACGCGGCTCGACGCGCCGCCGCGGTGCAGCCGCAGCGCCCACAGCGTCATCGCGACCGCGACGACCATGATGGCCCCGCCCGCCCAGGCCGGGGAGGCGTAGCCGAAGTCCGCGTCGATGACCGTACCGCCGAGCCAGGGGCCGCCCGTGTTGCCCAGGTTGAACGCGGCGGTGGCGGTGGCGCCCGCAAGGGTCGGGGCGGCAGCGGCGATGTTGAAGAGACGGGCGTTGAGCGCGGGCGCCGTGTAGAAGCACGAGACGCCCAGCAGGAACGTCAGCACGATCACCGGGACCGGGTGCGAGGCCGTCAGGGCCAGCAGGGCGAGCAGCACCGCCGACACCGTGATGCCGCTGATCAGGACGCCGAAGAGGTGCGCGTCCGCGTACCGGCCGCCCAGCGCCGTACCCACCAGCGCGCCGATGCCGAACAGCGCCAGCACCGTCGGCACCCAGCCGCTGTCCAGCCCGGCCACATCCGTGAGCAGCGGGGCGAGATACGAGAACGCGCAGAAGACGCCGCCCGCGGCGAGCGCGGTGATCACCACGGCCAGCCAGACCTGACGGTCGCGGTAGATGACCAGCTCGCGCTTGAGCCGGGGCTTCTCGGCCGGTACGGGGAGCGGCGGAATCAGTGTGACGACCCCGACCAGCGCGACGGCCGACGCGGCGCCCACCGCCCAGAACGCCGAGCGCCAGCCCAGGCTCTCACCGAGGAACGCGCCTGCCGGAACGCCCAGCACGTTCGCGATCGACAGGCCGCCGATCATGACGGCCATGGCACGGGCCCGCTGGTTCAGCGGCACCATCGCGATCGCGACGGCCGCGCCGACCGCCCAGAACCCGGCACACGCGAACGCGCTGATCACCCGGGACGCGAAGAGCACCTCGTACGTCGGCGCGAGCGCCCCGGCGACCTGGCCGAGGCCGAAGACCGAGATCAGCGCGATCAGGGTGGTACGGCGCGGCAGGCGCAGCGTCGCCACGGCGAGCAGCGGCGCGCCGACCACCATGCCGATCGCGAAGGCGGATATGAGGAGCCCGGCCGTCGGGATGGACACGTTCATGTCCTCGGCGAGCGGCGGCAGCAGGCCGGAGAGCATGAACTCGCTCGTGCCGAGCGCGAAGACCGACAGCCCCAGGATGTAGACGGCGAGCGGCATACGGCCGCGCGCCGGGGTGCCGGAAGGGGCATCGGTCGAGGTGGGTGCGGGGGCGGGCGTGGGGGTGGGTGCGGACGTCGGAATGTCAGCGGGGACGGAGTCTGGCATGACAGGTGCCAACAGCAGGCTGAGTGATTACATTCCGGCTGCCGCGCTACCGCTCAGTTACTGAGACGGGCGTGGCGCCGAGCCGCTCCGTTACTGGGACGGGCGCGGCCTCGTCAGCGTCCGCAGCTCCGCCGCCAGATTCCCGCGGGCCGGCGCCTCCCACTCCCGTACGCCGTGCGGGGTACGGAACAGCCCCGGCAGCGCGAGCAGTTGGTCCAGGACGGCGGCCCGGCCCGTACGGAAGTCCTCGTCGGGCACGAAGCCGTACTCCTCCCGTACGGCCGCCGCGTAGGCGGCGTACGCGGCGGGCGGCGAGGCGAGGACGGCCAGGTCGGCATCGCACAGGACCGCGCCGTTGCGGTCGTCGGGGGCCGCGTCGTGGGTGGCGGTGAGCCGGACGAGCCGGGCGACCTCCGCGATGTCCTCGGGCCCGAGCCCGGCCTCGCGCAGGGCGACTTCGGCGAGATGCGCGGACCGCTCCTCGTTCTCCGAGCGCTCGGGCCGGTAGACCGCGTCGTGGAACCAGGCGGCGAGCCGGACGAGATCCGCGTCGTCCGCGTACGCGGCCAGGGTGTCGATGTGGTCCAGGACGGCGGTCAGATGGGCCGTCGTGTGATACCGGCGCTGCGGCTCGGCCCACCGGGCCAGCAGGTTGTCGGCGTACGGGGCCGGGTCGGGGCCACCGGCCGGTCCGCGCAGGGAGCGGAGGGGCGCGCTGAAGCGGCTGCGGAGATCGTGCATGGGACGACCATAGAGCCGGGGCCCGGAGGGGGCGGCCTCCGGGCCCCGGTGCGCGCGGGTCGCCCTGCGCGCGGGCGGCGCGCCCGCGCGCATACCGTCTCGAGCGCTCACACCGCCTTGAAGCCGCGCAGCCGCTGGCTGTTCCCGACCACGAAGACCGACGAGAACGCCATCGCCGCGCCCGCGATCATCGGGTTGAGCAGCCCGGCCGCCGCCAGCGGGATCGCGGCGACGTTGTACGCGAAGGCCCAGAACAGGTTTCCCCGGATCGTGCCCAGCGTCCGGCGCGCCAGCCGGATCGCGTCGGCGGCGGTGCGCAGGTCGCCCCGTACGAGCGTGAGGTCGCCAGCCTCTATCGCGGCGTCCGTGCCCGTGCCCATGGCCAGGCCCAGATCGGCCTGGGCCAGGGCGGCGGCGTCGTTCACCCCGTCGCCGACCATGGCCACCGAGCGGCCCTCCGCCTGGAGCTTTTTGACGACCTCGACCTTGTCCTCGGGCATGACCTCCGCGATGACGTCCGACGCGTCGATACCGACCTCGGCGGCCACGGCCGCGGCGACCGCCTTGTTGTCGCCGGTGAGGAGGATCGGGGTCAGGCCGAGGGCGCGCAGCCGCCCGACCGCCTCGGCGCTGGTCTCCTTGACCGCGTCGGCGACTTCGAGAACGGCGCGCGCCTCGCCGTCCCACGCCACGGCGATGACCGTACGGCCCGCCGCCTCGGCGTCGGTACGCGCCCGGTCCAGCCCGGCGGGGAGGCCGATACCCCGGTCCGCGAGGAGCTTCGGGCGGCCGACGAGGACGGCGTGTCCTTCCACGGTGCCCTGGACGCCGAGGCCGGGGACGTTGGCGAAGTCCACGGGGGTCGGCAGCGCGCCGACGCGCTCGGCCGCGCCCTCGGCGACGGCGCGGGCGATGGGGTGCTCGGAGGCGTGCTCCAGCGCGCCCGCGAGCCGCAGCACCTGGGTCTCGGCCGCGTCGGCGCCTGATGTGTCGCCGCCGCTGTCGCCGCTCCTGTCGCTGCCCCTGGCGCCGTCCGCCGCCGCCGTGTGCGTCGCCAGGAGGGTCATCCGGCCCGTCGTGACCGTCCCCGTCTTGTCCAGCACGATCGTGTCCACCTTGCGCGTGGACTCCAGCACCTCCGGCCCCTTGATGAGGATGCCGAGCTGCGCGCCCCGTCCCGTACCCACCATCAGGGCGGTCGGGGTGGCCAGGCCCAGGGCACACGGGCAGGCGATGATCAGTACGGCGACGGCGGCCGTGAACGCGGCGGTCAGCCCCGCGCCGGTGGCCAGCCAGACGCCGAGCGTGCCGAGCGCGAGAACCATGACCACCGGCACGAAGACGGCGGAGATCCGGTCGGCGAGACGCTGGACGGCGGCCTTGCCGTTCTGGGCGTCCTCCACCATGCGCGCCATCCGGGCGAGCTGGGTGTCGGCGCCGATCCGGGTCGCCCTGACGACCAGCCGGCCGCCCGCGTTGAGCGTGGCGCCGGTGACCGGGTCGCCGGCGGAGACCTCGACCGGGACGGACTCGCCGGTCAGCATCGAGGCGTCGACGGCCGAGGAGCCCTCGACGACGACGCCGTCCGTGGCGATCTTCTCGCCGGGCCGGACCAGGAAGACATCGCCGGCCTGGAGGTCCGCCGTGGGGACGCGCAGCTCGCGGCCCTCCCGTATGACGGTGACCTCCTTGGCGCCCAGCTCCAGCAGCGCGCGCAGGGCGGCACCGGCCTTGCGCTTGGCGCGGATCTCGAAGTAGCGGCCCGCCAGGATGAAGGCGGTCACGCCTGCGGCGGCTTCGAGATAGATGTTCCCGGAGGCGCCGCCCCGGCTGATGGTCAGCTCGAAGGGGTGGCGCATGCCGTGCATGCCGGCCGTACCGAAGAAGAGCGCCCACAGCGACCAGAGGAACGCGGCCCAGGTGCCCACGGAGATGAGCGTGTCCATCGTCGCCGCGCCGTGCCGGGCGTTGGTCCACGCGGCGCGGTGGAAGGGCCAGCCGGCGTAGACGACGACGGGCGCGGCCAGGGTGAGGGAGAGCCACTGCCAGTTGTCGAACTGGAGCGCCGGGACCATGGCCATCGCGATGACGGGGACGGCGAGGATGACGGCGGTGAGGAGTCGCTGCCGGAGGCTGATGAGTTCGGGGTCGTCGGCGTCATCGTCGGTGGCGTCGGGGTGGACGGCTGTGGCGCCTGCCGCGCCTGCGCCGTCCGCGCCGTCCGCGGCCTCCGCGCCGTACGAGGACGGGGTGGACCGGGGTCCGGTGGGGTATCGGGGCGGCGGCTCCTTCGCCGTGTACCCCGTCGCCTCCACGGTGGCGATCAGGTCCCGCACGCTGACGTCCTCGCCGCGATAGGTGACCTTGGCCTTCTCGGTCGCGTAATTGACGGTGGCCTCGACGCCCTCCATGCGGTTGAGCTTCTTCTCGATACGCGCCGCGCAGGAGGCGCAGGTCATGCCGCCGATGGTCAGCTCGACATCGGTACCGGAGGTTTGGGTGGCACTCATCGTCGGACGGCTCCTTCTCATCGACCTGGTCAGTTTACCCCCGAGGGGTATCGTGTGACATCAGGTATACCCCCTAGGGGTACCGGTCGCAAGGGGTGGGGCGGCCGGGCGGGGCCCGAGTGGCTTGCCATTCCTTGGTGACCTCGGCCTTTAGGCTGGGTATTGGACTAGACCTGTACGGAAAACGGATCCGGACGGACCCGGCCGGATCCCCGCCACCCCCTACGGATGAGGCCCCATGAGTGAGCGCGCGGTACTGCTGGAGGTGATCGCCCTCGACGCGGCGGACGCCGTCGCGGCCCGGAACGGAGGCGCCGACCGCCTCGAAATCGTCGCCGACATGGCGGCGGACGGGCTGACCCCGTCCCGCGAGACCTTCGCGCGGATCAGGGCCGCCGTCGACCTGCCCCTAAGGGTGATGCTGCGCCAGACGGACGGATTCGCCGCCGACGGTCCCGACCCCCGGCACGGCGCGGACGCGCTGGTACGGGTGGCGCGGGGGCTGCGGGCGGAGGGCGCGGACGAGTTCGTCTTCGGCTTTCTCGACGCGGACGGGACGCCGGACCTGGTGACGGCCGAGCGCCTCATCGCCGAACTGGACGGCTGCCGCTGGACGTTCCACCGGGCGATCGACCACGCCGCCGACCGCGCCGCGCTGCGCCGGAGCCTCGCGGACCTGCCGGGGCTGGACACGTACCTCACGGCCGGATCGCCCGCCGGCGTCGGCACCGGCCTGCCGACGCTGCTGGCCGAGGCGGCGGCGGGCGCGCGCGGGGAGCCCGGCTACGGGCAGCGGCTGATGGTCGGCGGCGGGCTGCGGCTCGGCCATGTGGCGGCGCTGCGGGCGGCGGGGGTGGACGCGCTGCATGTGGGCGGCGCGGTGCGGGGGGCGGGGGGCTGGGCGGCGGGGGTGGACGCGGGGGCGGTGGGGGTGTGGCGCGCGGCGGTTGACGCGTAGCGCCTGCGGCGGGCTTGTCCCCTCCCCGCCCCTTCCCGAAACCGGGGCAGGCCCCGGACCCCGGGTGGGTTCCTCCCGGCGGGGTGTGGGGTGCGGGGGCTGTTGTCGTGGGTGTCCCACGGTGCGGCTCGGGCCTGGGTGGGGTTGTGGTGCGTGGCGGTTGGCGTGTAGCGCTTGCGGCGGGCTTGTCCCCTCCCCGCCCCTTCCCGAAACCGGGGCGGGCCCCGGACCCCGGGTGGGTTCCTCCCGGCGGGGGCCGGGGGGCCGTCCTCGTGGGCGTCCCACGGTGCGTGGCCGGTCACCGGCGCGGTGGAAACCGGGCCGGGCTCCTACCGGCGCCCGGACCCCGGTGGGTGCCTCCCGGCGGGGTGCGGGGGCCGGGGGCCGCCACCGGCGCTGTGGAAACCGGGCCGGGCCTCAACCGGTGCCTGGGCGTCGCCGGTGCGCCAGCTGGGCACCGGCTTCCGCGCCCCCCGCCGGTAGGCGACTACGCGCCAAGCGCCTTCGGCAGAGGGGCGCTGTGCAGGATGATCAGGCCGGAGACTGCTCGGGTGAGGGCTACGTACAGGCGTCGCAGGCCGGTGCGTTCGTCGGGTTCGCCGTCGACCACGGCCGCCGGTTCGTCAAGGACGACGTAGTCGTACTCCAGGCCCTTGGCCAGTGACGCGGGGACCAGGGTCAGCCGGGCGGTGGCCGTGGTCTCCTCGCCGGGGGACAGATAGGGGAGGCCCGCCGCCGTCAGTGCCTCGGCCAGGTGCGGGATGCGGGCGTCGGCGGCGATCAGGCCGGTGGAGCCCTCGTGGGCGAGGGACTCGACGCAGGCCGCGATCACCGCCGTATCGAGATGCCCGGAACCGGACTCGGGCCCGGCTCCCGGGACCTCGCGGACCGAGAGCGACCCCGGGGACTCCCGTACGGACGCGACCTCCGCCAGCCCCGGCGAGATCACCGGGAGCAGCCGGGACGCGTACGCGATGACCTCGCGGGGTACGCGGAAGCCGGCCGTCAGCTCCTCGATGACCGCGTCGCCCTTGCCCAGGTGGCGCAGGGCCTCCGGCCAGCTGTCCGTCGCCCAGGGGGTGGTGCCCTGCGCGAGGTCGCCGAGGACCGTCGCCGAGCCGGTCGAGCAGCGGCGGCCCACCGCGCGGTACTGCATCGGGGACAGGTCCTGCGCCTCGTCCAGCACCACATGGCCGAGGGAGTGCGTACGGGCCACGAGATCGCTCGCCTCGTCGATGAGCACGGCGTCCGCCGGGGACCACTTCGCGGACTTCACACCGCGCGCGGGCTTGGTCCACAGGATCGTCTTCTGCTCGTCGGCGCTGAGCAGCCCGTCCGCGTGGGCGGCCAGGAACTCCGGGTCGGAGAGGAGCCGGAGCACCAGCTTCGACGGATCCACCGGCGGCCACACCGCCTTGACCACGGCCTTTACGGCGGCGTCTCGCGCCACCGCGTTCTGCACCCGGTCGTCCGGCGCCTCGCCGGCCTCCTCCATCCGTACGAGCACGGCGTGCGCGATCCGCTGGGGCAGGGCCTCGCGGGCCGCGCCGTACCGCATGTCGCGGGCCAGCAACTGCTGGACGATCTCCTCAAGTTCGTACACGGGCACCCGCCACCGCCGCGAGCCGCGTACGACCACGACCGGTTCGGCCGGAAGGGTGACATGCGACCGTACGGCCCGCCGCAGCACCTCCGCCATGCGCGCGTCGCCCTTGATGACGGCGGCGGGCGCGGCGTCCGTGCCGCGCACCTCCACGGCGCCGGCCACCAGGCTGTCCACCGTGGCCTGCTTGACCTGCAACTCTCCCAGCGCGGGCAGCACTTGCTCGATGTAGTGGAGGAAGGACGCGTTCGGGCCGACGACCAATGTGCCGGTACGGGCCAGCCGTTCGCGGTGCGCGTAGAGCAAGTACGCGATGCGGTGCAGGCCGACGGCGGTCTTGCCGGTGCCGGGGCCGCCCTGGACACAGACCGTGCCGCCCAGGTCGCTGCGGACGATCTCGTCCTGCTCGGGCTGGATCGTGGCGACGATGTCGCGCATGGGGCCGACGCGCGGCCGTTCGATCTCGGCCTGGAGGAGCTTGCTGGAACGGACGGCCTCCGCCGGGTCGGAGAGGTGCTCGTCCTCGTACGCGGTGAGGTCGCCGGCGGTGTAGCCGAAGCGCCTGCGCAACGCCACGTCCTGCGGGTTCTGCTTGGACGCGCCGTAGAAGGGCTGGGAGGCGGGGGCGCGCCAGTCGATGACCATGGGGTCGCCGTGGGCGTCGTGGACATGGCGGCGGCCGATGTAGAAGCGGTCACCCTCATCCTTGCCGTCGCCGTCGCCCGCGTCCCTGTCGGCGCTGTCGCTTTCCGGGGCCGCGCCGCCCACACGGTGCAGATAGTCGAGGCGGCCGAAGAAGAGTGGGGTGTGGGCGAGATCGGCGAGCGACTTCACGCGCTCCTCGATCTGCGACTCCAGAACAGCGGCGTTCACCCAGTTCGCCGTGACATCGCGGATGTCGAGGGACTCGGCGTCCTCGCGCATGGCGCGCAGCGCGGAACGGGAGGCGCCGAGATGGGCGCGCTCCTGGGCGAGAAGAGGATCGACGGCGTCCGGTACGGGCACGGGATCGGGCGCGGGATCGGGCGCGGGCATGGCATCCGGTACGGGATCGAGCGTGGCATCCGGTACGGGACCGGTCACGGCGTCGGGATCGGTCGCGGCGTCGGGTACGGGCGTGGGGTCGGGCGCGGGCACGGTGGAGCCTCCGGGGCTGGCTGTACGCACGCCGAGGCGCCCGGGGCCGTCGAGGTCAGGGACGGGGCACGGGTGCGCCGTTCGGCGTTGATCACGTCATGGCGGTGGCCGTCCGGTTTCCGTCCGGACGACGGCGCTCCGCAGAGGGAGGCGGGCAAGGTGGGAGATTGTAGTCACCGGTGGCCGGGCGGGGCGAATGCTTTTCCGCACGCCCTCATCCCCGTAGGGGATGACATGAGCCCGGAGGACTACGCCTCTTCACATGTGATTACCACCTTCGGCCGATGTTGCGC encodes the following:
- the murQ gene encoding N-acetylmuramic acid 6-phosphate etherase, with translation MTTPSSPTARTSSYGELRAQLDSLTTEAFRPDLAGIDQLTTLEIARIMNGEDATVAAAVAAQLPGIAAAIDAIAARAARGGRLIYAGAGTAGRLGVLDASECPPTFNTGPGEVIGLIAGGPGAMVTSVEGAEDSRELAVADLAAVGVTAADTVIGVSASGRTPYAIGAVEHARGLGALTVGLSCNAGSALAAAAEHGIEVVVGPELISGSTRLKAGTAQKLVLNMVSTITMIRRGKTYGNLMVDVRASNDKLRARARRIVSFATGASDEEIESALRETRGEVKDAILVILGGVDGPTAATLLARSDGHLRDALMASRTS
- a CDS encoding heavy metal translocating P-type ATPase — translated: MSATQTSGTDVELTIGGMTCASCAARIEKKLNRMEGVEATVNYATEKAKVTYRGEDVSVRDLIATVEATGYTAKEPPPRYPTGPRSTPSSYGAEAADGADGAGAAGATAVHPDATDDDADDPELISLRQRLLTAVILAVPVIAMAMVPALQFDNWQWLSLTLAAPVVVYAGWPFHRAAWTNARHGAATMDTLISVGTWAAFLWSLWALFFGTAGMHGMRHPFELTISRGGASGNIYLEAAAGVTAFILAGRYFEIRAKRKAGAALRALLELGAKEVTVIREGRELRVPTADLQAGDVFLVRPGEKIATDGVVVEGSSAVDASMLTGESVPVEVSAGDPVTGATLNAGGRLVVRATRIGADTQLARMARMVEDAQNGKAAVQRLADRISAVFVPVVMVLALGTLGVWLATGAGLTAAFTAAVAVLIIACPCALGLATPTALMVGTGRGAQLGILIKGPEVLESTRKVDTIVLDKTGTVTTGRMTLLATHTAAADGARGSDRSGDSGGDTSGADAAETQVLRLAGALEHASEHPIARAVAEGAAERVGALPTPVDFANVPGLGVQGTVEGHAVLVGRPKLLADRGIGLPAGLDRARTDAEAAGRTVIAVAWDGEARAVLEVADAVKETSAEAVGRLRALGLTPILLTGDNKAVAAAVAAEVGIDASDVIAEVMPEDKVEVVKKLQAEGRSVAMVGDGVNDAAALAQADLGLAMGTGTDAAIEAGDLTLVRGDLRTAADAIRLARRTLGTIRGNLFWAFAYNVAAIPLAAAGLLNPMIAGAAMAFSSVFVVGNSQRLRGFKAV
- a CDS encoding HelD family protein, translating into MPAPDPAPDPVPVPDAVDPLLAQERAHLGASRSALRAMREDAESLDIRDVTANWVNAAVLESQIEERVKSLADLAHTPLFFGRLDYLHRVGGAAPESDSADRDAGDGDGKDEGDRFYIGRRHVHDAHGDPMVIDWRAPASQPFYGASKQNPQDVALRRRFGYTAGDLTAYEDEHLSDPAEAVRSSKLLQAEIERPRVGPMRDIVATIQPEQDEIVRSDLGGTVCVQGGPGTGKTAVGLHRIAYLLYAHRERLARTGTLVVGPNASFLHYIEQVLPALGELQVKQATVDSLVAGAVEVRGTDAAPAAVIKGDARMAEVLRRAVRSHVTLPAEPVVVVRGSRRWRVPVYELEEIVQQLLARDMRYGAAREALPQRIAHAVLVRMEEAGEAPDDRVQNAVARDAAVKAVVKAVWPPVDPSKLVLRLLSDPEFLAAHADGLLSADEQKTILWTKPARGVKSAKWSPADAVLIDEASDLVARTHSLGHVVLDEAQDLSPMQYRAVGRRCSTGSATVLGDLAQGTTPWATDSWPEALRHLGKGDAVIEELTAGFRVPREVIAYASRLLPVISPGLAEVASVRESPGSLSVREVPGAGPESGSGHLDTAVIAACVESLAHEGSTGLIAADARIPHLAEALTAAGLPYLSPGEETTATARLTLVPASLAKGLEYDYVVLDEPAAVVDGEPDERTGLRRLYVALTRAVSGLIILHSAPLPKALGA
- a CDS encoding HD domain-containing protein, which produces MHDLRSRFSAPLRSLRGPAGGPDPAPYADNLLARWAEPQRRYHTTAHLTAVLDHIDTLAAYADDADLVRLAAWFHDAVYRPERSENEERSAHLAEVALREAGLGPEDIAEVARLVRLTATHDAAPDDRNGAVLCDADLAVLASPPAAYAAYAAAVREEYGFVPDEDFRTGRAAVLDQLLALPGLFRTPHGVREWEAPARGNLAAELRTLTRPRPSQ
- a CDS encoding MurR/RpiR family transcriptional regulator encodes the protein MTQIVKESSSGGAAPAASTGPAPPEAPSAGSPPTPLAPPAPPAPPAPAALAAKVRTLGPTMTRSMQLVAEAVAGDPAGCSALTVTGLASLTGTSEATVVRTARLLGYPGYRDLRLALAGLAAQQQSGRSPAVTADIAVDDPIADVVAKLAYDEQQTLADTAAGLDTVQLGAVVTAASAARRIDIYGVGASGLVGMDLAQKLLRIGLIAHAFSDPHLAVTNAVQLRAGDVAIAITHSGSTGDVIEPLRVAFDGGATTVAITGRPDGPVSQYADHVLTTSTARESDLRPAAMSSRTSQLLVVDCLFIGVAQRTYETAAPALSASYEALAHRHSARGAGSGAR
- a CDS encoding copper homeostasis protein CutC; translated protein: MSERAVLLEVIALDAADAVAARNGGADRLEIVADMAADGLTPSRETFARIRAAVDLPLRVMLRQTDGFAADGPDPRHGADALVRVARGLRAEGADEFVFGFLDADGTPDLVTAERLIAELDGCRWTFHRAIDHAADRAALRRSLADLPGLDTYLTAGSPAGVGTGLPTLLAEAAAGARGEPGYGQRLMVGGGLRLGHVAALRAAGVDALHVGGAVRGAGGWAAGVDAGAVGVWRAAVDA
- a CDS encoding DUF4031 domain-containing protein, encoding MTLYIDPPTWPGHGRLWSHLVSDVSFDELHTFAAAIDCPARAFERDHYDVPSDHYGIAVRAGAVEIGSKELVRRLTAAGLRRPKGRPAA
- a CDS encoding Cmx/CmrA family chloramphenicol efflux MFS transporter; this encodes MPLAVYILGLSVFALGTSEFMLSGLLPPLAEDMNVSIPTAGLLISAFAIGMVVGAPLLAVATLRLPRRTTLIALISVFGLGQVAGALAPTYEVLFASRVISAFACAGFWAVGAAVAIAMVPLNQRARAMAVMIGGLSIANVLGVPAGAFLGESLGWRSAFWAVGAASAVALVGVVTLIPPLPVPAEKPRLKRELVIYRDRQVWLAVVITALAAGGVFCAFSYLAPLLTDVAGLDSGWVPTVLALFGIGALVGTALGGRYADAHLFGVLISGITVSAVLLALLALTASHPVPVIVLTFLLGVSCFYTAPALNARLFNIAAAAPTLAGATATAAFNLGNTGGPWLGGTVIDADFGYASPAWAGGAIMVVAVAMTLWALRLHRGGASSRVIAGSSARPATAAAEVTGPAKAECAS